One stretch of Rhodohalobacter mucosus DNA includes these proteins:
- the thpR gene encoding RNA 2',3'-cyclic phosphodiesterase: MRLFVSIDPPSQIRKQLAAWIPDNSGIKKTAPRNMHLTLLFLGEQSREKSHIICESLQKVRFRSFQMTVQEIGAFPDKRSPAVVWAGAEGTPELFNLQKKIENQLSLFTEPDLRPFRPHITLARVKNPARVTGEDIFSASPAPLSFNVSGFSLKNSVLESSGAVHRVLKKFP, encoded by the coding sequence ATGCGTCTGTTTGTGTCGATCGATCCGCCGTCTCAGATTCGCAAACAGCTGGCCGCATGGATACCCGATAACTCAGGTATTAAAAAAACGGCACCCCGAAACATGCATCTCACGCTACTGTTTTTGGGAGAGCAAAGTCGGGAAAAGAGCCATATAATCTGCGAAAGCCTTCAAAAAGTACGTTTCAGATCTTTTCAAATGACCGTTCAGGAGATAGGAGCATTTCCTGATAAAAGAAGTCCGGCAGTTGTTTGGGCCGGCGCTGAAGGTACCCCTGAACTGTTTAACCTTCAGAAAAAGATTGAGAATCAATTATCACTCTTTACGGAGCCGGACCTTAGGCCATTCCGGCCCCACATCACCCTGGCAAGGGTAAAAAACCCTGCACGGGTAACCGGTGAGGATATTTTTTCAGCTTCACCGGCGCCTCTAAGCTTTAACGTATCCGGATTCAGCCTGAAGAACAGTGTTCTTGAATCCTCGGGTGCAGTGCATCGGGTATTGAAAAAATTTCCGTAA